In Sebaldella termitidis ATCC 33386, one DNA window encodes the following:
- a CDS encoding helix-hairpin-helix domain-containing protein yields MNTENTNNKDNDALGILLIFLSLGGIFNFIIFYILGARGKYKTSTLLGHFYLVGFVLLSLFEVFDKILHPLILFVYCILIIASYIIGFLAICVCSYDAYKRLSFFKYLDDFTVKNKDFYAMSNEELKNFVIEQNPQALKDAVSSITVKDISLNENNSLEVKTQVSDKPKISINTIKYEELSALPFFNSSFAEEAVENRKSGILFNNMEDLKEFLHIDDQSAATLENLVTFSTKKKKSAKKNTNK; encoded by the coding sequence ATGAATACTGAAAATACTAATAATAAAGATAATGATGCTTTGGGAATCCTTTTAATTTTTCTCTCTCTTGGCGGAATTTTTAATTTTATAATATTTTATATATTAGGAGCCAGAGGAAAATATAAGACCAGTACATTACTTGGTCATTTTTACTTGGTTGGTTTTGTTCTTTTATCTTTGTTTGAAGTATTTGATAAAATTCTTCATCCGCTGATACTGTTTGTTTATTGCATTTTAATTATTGCATCATATATTATTGGATTTCTTGCAATTTGTGTTTGCTCATATGATGCCTATAAAAGACTTTCATTTTTTAAATACCTTGATGATTTTACTGTTAAAAATAAAGATTTTTATGCTATGAGCAATGAAGAGCTCAAAAACTTTGTTATTGAGCAAAACCCGCAGGCACTAAAAGATGCTGTATCTTCAATTACTGTAAAAGATATTTCTCTTAATGAAAATAACTCACTTGAAGTAAAAACACAGGTATCCGATAAGCCTAAAATATCAATTAATACTATTAAATATGAAGAATTATCAGCTCTTCCTTTTTTCAATTCAAGTTTTGCAGAAGAAGCTGTTGAAAATAGAAAATCCGGAATTCTCTTTAATAATATGGAAGACCTGAAGGAATTTCTTCATATAGATGATCAATCTGCTGCTACTTTGGAAAATTTAGTGACTTTTAGTACCAAGAAAAAAAAATCTGCTAAAAAAAATACAAATAAATAA
- a CDS encoding autotransporter domain-containing protein: MKEKPKKLMNTIFLLLAINSVSMAKEVKEENEFIILGTEYKMSDKNKKLKKLSNTNNEKPENLSDDTEGSDEPSDDSAGTKDSDSETEKITVIKENGVVKAEKTAFGSSLSYETTGNILGNDNTGLWAADNNTSVANKYIIESYYTNNEAKNFSAEIVKNANFINEGTIGGNRGGVLLQSGAVMSNEGTINNTGDYGIYLEDSGTVLNNYSAGKIENYGNYGIFLNEGTKAENNGLIANRGKFGIYINNGEAVNSGVIENNDDFGIYALGSESVIENNGTVKNTGNYGLYAGNEAKTANNAEGIIENTGDYGIYTEGNKSIAENFGIVSNEKAYGMIAKNGGTIVNTKNGIVNNGTDYGMYVDGTGSTAQNNGKIKNDGNSGIHAVSGSEGINSETGIIQNTGNVGMYSESGSKTLNYGRIENSGLYGMFTADNSQGYNYGEIKNNSSNGAYVTGSGSVFINEETGIISNNGKDGIHISSSAEGINKGIIANNGTEGMYVESQGQGRNFGEIRNTSDNGVYINGAGSRFVNEETGVISNAGTGGIYATFGGTVENKGVISNNGKTGVFITNNSRGYNYGEISNTSGYGAYVIDAGSVFINEETGIISNAGSIGIYVLEGGRAENKGLISNTDTDGMYIASEGQGYNYGEIRNSSDNGVYITGTGSIFVNKETGIIANEGNYGIYSKMLYSGIQPIVINDGTIHLTGDNKTGVYINNTNFTNNGIIRIDGENATGIKAENNSTVRIGQNSQIILDGNSPVTQTNTDYEDTASIGANNSNSGGRAYVLDSTSTLVNAGTITSSGKFTVESEGKFVLDTQTGEIEASTLNLEGDMYLNAEGTLDSSEDSYLLKSVKVNDVTGTGSIVSDSYLFTASAEKDGDNYSMVMKRKDFSDVFSGDLGEVLENNYSGSENNNVQNALYNSLKKNVTSEALAKTAQEEITGESITANLTYQQLQQNKILEDGIFQLLDKKSDVNQGFYLNFLGGNTKADTKENALGYDEDSYGFTAGIMKKAGDKTSVGGFVGYLNSDVDYRDDSKSSQTTDTWTIKGAVEQIITDKLTWTSTLGYNISSTDTSRKITYDNTNREVNGDFDSWSVNAKTQLKYTYDITDRINLRPMAGISVDYLSQDGYTEKGNGYSMDVKAADAFSVRPEIGLESEMTVFNNNTSSFKVIPKVKYSYEVGNPYKDRDINLAGFSDAVSVDSRETGRNDLNLGLGIEYGFKDKIKLYGEYNKGIADGNDNQVIRAGFKIAW; encoded by the coding sequence ATGAAAGAAAAACCAAAAAAACTGATGAATACGATCTTTTTACTATTGGCAATAAATTCCGTTTCTATGGCCAAAGAGGTAAAAGAGGAAAACGAATTCATTATCTTAGGGACAGAATATAAAATGTCTGATAAAAATAAAAAGTTAAAGAAATTATCTAATACAAACAATGAAAAACCGGAAAATTTGTCTGATGATACTGAAGGCTCTGATGAACCGTCTGATGATTCTGCAGGTACTAAGGACTCAGATAGCGAAACAGAAAAAATAACTGTGATAAAAGAAAATGGCGTAGTTAAAGCAGAAAAAACAGCTTTTGGAAGTTCGCTGAGCTATGAAACTACGGGAAATATTCTGGGAAATGACAATACAGGGTTATGGGCGGCGGATAATAATACAAGTGTAGCAAATAAATATATTATAGAATCATATTATACAAATAATGAGGCTAAGAATTTTTCAGCAGAAATAGTAAAAAATGCAAATTTTATAAATGAAGGAACAATAGGCGGGAACAGAGGCGGGGTGCTTCTCCAGTCCGGTGCTGTAATGTCAAATGAAGGAACAATTAATAATACAGGAGATTACGGGATATATCTGGAAGATTCCGGAACTGTACTGAATAATTATTCTGCTGGGAAAATAGAGAATTATGGGAATTATGGAATTTTTCTTAATGAAGGAACTAAAGCAGAGAATAACGGTCTTATAGCAAACAGAGGAAAATTCGGGATATACATTAATAACGGCGAGGCTGTTAACAGCGGAGTGATAGAGAATAATGATGATTTTGGTATATATGCTCTAGGCAGTGAGTCTGTTATTGAAAATAATGGGACAGTAAAAAATACCGGGAATTACGGCTTGTATGCTGGAAATGAAGCGAAAACCGCAAATAATGCAGAAGGAATAATAGAAAATACCGGTGATTATGGAATATACACAGAAGGTAACAAAAGTATAGCTGAAAATTTCGGGATTGTCAGTAATGAAAAAGCATATGGAATGATAGCAAAAAACGGCGGAACAATTGTAAATACAAAAAATGGAATTGTAAACAACGGAACTGATTATGGAATGTATGTTGATGGTACAGGAAGTACAGCTCAAAATAACGGTAAAATAAAAAATGACGGTAATAGTGGAATACATGCAGTTTCAGGCAGTGAAGGAATAAACAGTGAAACCGGAATAATACAGAACACTGGTAATGTAGGAATGTATTCAGAATCAGGAAGCAAAACATTAAATTATGGGAGAATAGAAAATAGCGGATTATATGGTATGTTTACAGCAGATAACAGTCAAGGCTATAATTATGGAGAGATAAAAAATAATTCTAGTAATGGTGCATATGTGACTGGTTCAGGTTCTGTTTTTATAAATGAAGAAACAGGAATTATATCAAATAATGGAAAAGACGGTATACATATAAGCTCTTCTGCAGAAGGTATAAATAAAGGAATAATAGCTAATAATGGAACAGAGGGCATGTATGTGGAAAGTCAGGGGCAGGGGAGAAATTTTGGAGAAATAAGAAATACATCAGATAATGGTGTATATATAAATGGAGCTGGTTCCAGATTTGTAAATGAAGAAACAGGTGTTATATCAAATGCAGGAACAGGAGGAATTTATGCGACTTTTGGAGGAACGGTAGAAAATAAAGGAGTTATATCAAATAATGGAAAAACTGGAGTATTTATAACCAATAACAGTCGTGGATATAACTACGGAGAGATAAGCAATACCTCAGGTTATGGTGCATATGTAATAGATGCAGGCTCTGTTTTTATAAATGAAGAGACTGGGATTATATCTAATGCCGGATCAATAGGAATTTATGTACTGGAAGGAGGAAGAGCAGAAAATAAAGGACTTATATCAAATACTGATACAGATGGTATGTATATAGCTAGTGAAGGTCAGGGATATAATTACGGTGAAATTAGGAATAGTTCAGATAATGGTGTATATATAACAGGAACAGGCTCGATTTTTGTGAATAAAGAAACAGGAATAATAGCTAATGAAGGTAATTACGGGATATATTCAAAAATGCTTTATTCAGGTATTCAGCCGATAGTAATAAATGACGGAACCATACACTTAACAGGTGATAATAAAACAGGGGTATATATAAATAATACTAATTTTACAAATAACGGGATAATACGTATAGATGGAGAGAATGCAACAGGAATAAAAGCAGAAAATAACAGTACAGTAAGAATAGGACAGAATTCACAGATAATTCTTGACGGGAACAGTCCTGTAACTCAGACAAATACTGATTATGAAGATACTGCGAGTATAGGGGCAAACAATAGCAATTCCGGCGGCAGAGCCTATGTTCTGGATAGTACATCTACATTAGTAAATGCGGGAACTATAACAAGTTCTGGAAAATTCACAGTAGAAAGTGAAGGAAAATTTGTGCTGGATACACAAACAGGAGAGATAGAGGCTTCTACACTGAATTTAGAGGGAGATATGTATCTAAATGCTGAGGGAACTCTGGATTCATCAGAAGACAGCTATCTTTTGAAAAGTGTAAAAGTAAATGATGTAACAGGTACAGGAAGTATAGTATCGGATTCATATTTATTCACGGCTTCTGCGGAAAAAGACGGAGACAATTACAGCATGGTAATGAAAAGAAAAGATTTTAGCGATGTGTTTAGCGGAGATTTGGGCGAAGTGCTTGAAAATAATTATTCAGGTTCTGAAAATAATAATGTTCAGAATGCTTTGTATAATTCATTAAAGAAAAATGTGACTTCAGAAGCTTTAGCCAAAACAGCACAGGAAGAAATAACAGGTGAAAGTATAACAGCAAATTTGACATATCAGCAGCTTCAGCAGAACAAAATACTCGAAGATGGTATATTTCAATTATTAGATAAAAAATCAGATGTTAATCAGGGATTTTATCTCAATTTTCTTGGCGGAAATACAAAGGCAGATACTAAAGAAAATGCCCTTGGTTATGATGAAGACAGCTATGGCTTTACAGCCGGAATAATGAAAAAAGCCGGAGATAAAACATCTGTCGGCGGATTTGTCGGCTATCTTAATTCTGATGTAGATTACAGAGATGACAGTAAATCCAGCCAGACTACAGATACATGGACAATAAAAGGAGCTGTAGAACAGATAATAACAGATAAACTGACATGGACAAGTACTCTTGGTTATAATATCTCATCAACTGACACAAGCAGAAAAATAACTTATGATAATACAAACCGAGAAGTAAATGGAGATTTTGATTCATGGTCTGTAAATGCTAAAACACAATTGAAATACACTTATGATATAACAGACAGAATAAATTTACGGCCAATGGCAGGGATAAGCGTGGATTACTTATCACAGGACGGCTATACAGAAAAAGGAAACGGATACAGCATGGACGTAAAAGCAGCAGATGCTTTTTCAGTAAGACCTGAAATTGGACTGGAATCAGAAATGACAGTATTTAATAATAATACTTCAAGCTTTAAAGTAATACCAAAAGTAAAATATTCTTATGAAGTGGGAAATCCTTATAAAGACAGAGATATAAATCTTGCAGGATTTAGTGATGCAGTATCTGTAGATTCAAGAGAGACAGGAAGAAATGATCTGAATCTCGGTCTTGGAATAGAATATGGATTTAAAGATAAAATAAAATTATATGGAGAATATAATAAAGGAATAGCAGACGGTAATGATAATCAGGTCATAAGAGCAGGATTTAAAATAGCATGGTAA
- a CDS encoding amino acid ABC transporter permease, giving the protein MELDFIFMKEQIPLFVKASILTLQIALLGIAGSVLLGIVNSIILYYKIKILNKVVAVYVEVSRNTPLLIQIFFLYFGLPALGIKLSNYTCALTGIIFLGGSYMTEAFRAGLESIEKVQIESGLSIGLSRRQLMRYVIFPQAFRIALPATGANFIFLLKETSVVSAISVAELLYTTNSLIAIYYKTYEMLFLLVISYFILIGPLSFILYITERRMKYD; this is encoded by the coding sequence ATGGAATTAGATTTTATCTTTATGAAAGAACAGATCCCGTTATTTGTAAAAGCTTCTATACTGACTCTTCAGATAGCTTTACTCGGAATAGCCGGCTCTGTTCTTTTAGGCATAGTAAACAGTATCATACTTTATTACAAAATAAAAATACTTAATAAAGTTGTTGCTGTATATGTAGAGGTTTCAAGAAATACACCGCTGTTAATACAGATTTTCTTTTTATATTTCGGTCTTCCGGCACTCGGCATAAAATTAAGCAACTATACCTGTGCTCTAACCGGAATAATTTTTCTCGGAGGAAGCTATATGACAGAAGCTTTCAGAGCCGGGCTGGAATCCATAGAAAAAGTCCAGATAGAATCCGGACTCAGCATAGGGCTTTCCAGAAGACAGCTTATGCGTTATGTAATATTTCCGCAGGCATTTCGTATTGCACTGCCTGCCACAGGAGCAAACTTTATTTTTCTCTTAAAAGAAACTTCGGTTGTTTCTGCAATTTCCGTGGCAGAGCTTTTATACACTACAAACAGCCTTATTGCGATATATTACAAAACTTATGAAATGCTGTTTTTACTTGTTATTTCATACTTTATCCTTATAGGCCCTCTCTCTTTTATTTTATATATCACAGAAAGAAGGATGAAATATGATTAA
- a CDS encoding amino acid ABC transporter permease codes for MINLDYGSLAQIFSALLEGLWVTLRIALLSIIFSVIFGIILGIIMNSKNILVRVITRIYLEFFRIIPVIVWLFIVFFWIPMGTGLNITGEGAAVLVFSMWGSAEMGDLVRGAIESLPKIQSESAKSIGLNKIQIYYYVLIPQALKRVIPSAINLSTRVIKTTSLVVLIGVVDVVKKGQQIIERTKSAFFIYALLFLIYFIICYPLSYYSRKLEKSREK; via the coding sequence ATGATTAATTTAGATTACGGCAGTCTTGCTCAGATTTTTTCTGCTTTGCTCGAGGGATTATGGGTTACTTTGAGAATTGCTTTGCTTTCGATAATTTTTTCCGTTATTTTCGGAATCATTCTGGGAATTATTATGAATTCAAAGAATATTCTTGTTCGTGTGATTACCAGAATATATCTTGAATTTTTCAGAATTATACCTGTTATTGTATGGCTTTTTATAGTATTTTTCTGGATCCCTATGGGAACCGGCCTTAATATTACAGGCGAAGGTGCCGCTGTTTTAGTATTTTCAATGTGGGGAAGTGCTGAAATGGGTGATCTTGTAAGAGGAGCAATAGAGTCCCTTCCGAAGATACAGTCTGAATCGGCTAAATCCATAGGATTGAATAAAATACAGATATACTATTATGTTCTTATACCGCAGGCCTTGAAAAGGGTTATTCCCTCTGCCATAAATCTGAGTACCAGAGTTATCAAAACTACTTCCCTTGTTGTTCTTATAGGAGTAGTTGATGTGGTAAAAAAAGGACAGCAGATAATTGAAAGGACAAAAAGTGCATTCTTTATATATGCTCTGTTATTCTTAATATATTTTATAATTTGCTATCCATTGTCCTATTATTCCAGAAAGCTGGAAAAATCACGAGAAAAATAA
- a CDS encoding AEC family transporter gives MIDNFIFTINAVLPVFIMISLGYIFKRINLINENFISTANKFVYMAAITAYLFRSTARTDFHEIMDLKFIFFIVAATSFSFLAVWIGAEFLFKNKAVIGTFVQGSFRGNFAFIGIPMVISILGSEDAAKTSLVVMFVVPIYNILSVFILSVRSSKKKKLKIKRILIDVLKNPLIISIMSGIVFSLLNIKIPYLLDKPLESLGTISTPLALIVIGGSFSFRSAGTKLKPAVLAALLKTTIIPSLVIFFAVLSGFTGGDLIIIFVMAAAPTAISSYILSVIMDGDSDLAASIVIFSTIITAFTNTLGIYLFKSFGVI, from the coding sequence ATGATTGATAATTTTATATTTACAATAAATGCTGTTCTCCCTGTTTTCATAATGATTTCACTGGGTTATATTTTTAAGCGTATAAATCTTATCAATGAAAATTTCATCAGCACTGCCAATAAATTCGTTTATATGGCTGCCATTACGGCATATTTATTTCGTTCCACTGCTAGAACTGATTTTCATGAAATTATGGATTTAAAGTTCATCTTTTTTATTGTTGCAGCAACTTCATTTAGTTTTTTAGCTGTCTGGATCGGAGCTGAATTTTTATTTAAAAATAAGGCTGTTATAGGAACTTTTGTTCAGGGCTCTTTCAGGGGAAATTTTGCTTTCATTGGAATTCCTATGGTTATAAGTATCCTGGGAAGTGAAGATGCGGCAAAAACATCACTCGTAGTTATGTTTGTCGTTCCCATATATAATATTCTTTCTGTTTTCATACTTTCTGTACGTTCCTCAAAAAAGAAAAAACTGAAAATAAAAAGAATACTAATAGATGTTCTGAAAAATCCGCTGATTATATCTATTATGTCCGGTATAGTTTTTTCACTTTTGAATATAAAAATACCGTATCTTCTGGATAAGCCTCTTGAGTCTCTCGGAACTATTTCCACTCCGCTTGCACTTATTGTTATCGGAGGGTCTTTCAGTTTTAGGAGTGCAGGAACAAAATTAAAGCCTGCAGTTTTGGCAGCCTTGTTAAAAACTACTATAATTCCTTCCCTTGTGATATTTTTTGCTGTATTATCAGGTTTTACAGGAGGGGACCTTATTATCATATTTGTTATGGCAGCTGCTCCCACAGCTATCAGTTCATATATTCTCAGCGTTATCATGGACGGGGACAGTGATCTTGCAGCCAGCATTGTTATATTTTCTACAATTATCACAGCTTTTACCAATACTCTGGGAATTTATCTTTTCAAGAGCTTTGGAGTTATATAA
- a CDS encoding transporter substrate-binding domain-containing protein, with translation MKKLLFLSLMVLVLFVSCGNKNTDDNNAKTSGEIEKIQKRGKLIVGVFTDKPPFGFINEKNENDGFDIALAKQFAKDLLGDENKIEFVPVEAASRVPFLQSDKVDIIMANMTVTPDREKVVDFANPYMKVAIQILGNDKDNIKSLNDLKGKKLIVNKGTTADIFFTKNYPDIELLRFDHNTEAFQALKDGRGVALAHDSLLLYAWAQTNPGFTIVNEKLEEPSPIAPAVKKGNNELREWINNELTELGKQNYLHKIYDEKLKDIFGAAVSSPDEVVTEGGILK, from the coding sequence ATGAAAAAATTATTGTTTTTAAGTCTGATGGTTTTAGTTTTATTTGTATCATGCGGAAACAAAAATACCGATGATAATAATGCCAAAACTAGCGGAGAAATAGAAAAAATTCAAAAAAGAGGAAAACTGATTGTAGGGGTTTTCACAGACAAACCGCCCTTTGGTTTTATCAATGAAAAAAATGAAAATGACGGCTTTGATATCGCACTGGCAAAACAATTTGCAAAAGATCTTCTTGGTGATGAAAACAAAATAGAATTTGTTCCCGTGGAGGCTGCAAGCAGAGTTCCTTTTCTGCAGTCAGACAAAGTAGATATTATTATGGCTAATATGACTGTTACCCCTGACAGGGAAAAAGTCGTAGATTTTGCAAATCCGTATATGAAAGTCGCTATACAAATCTTGGGAAACGATAAAGATAATATAAAATCTTTAAATGACCTGAAAGGTAAAAAATTAATTGTTAATAAAGGTACAACAGCTGATATATTTTTCACTAAAAATTATCCTGATATAGAGCTTCTTCGTTTTGACCATAATACAGAAGCTTTTCAGGCTCTGAAAGACGGCAGAGGTGTTGCTCTTGCACATGACAGTCTTCTTCTTTATGCATGGGCACAGACTAATCCGGGCTTTACTATAGTTAACGAAAAGCTTGAAGAACCATCTCCTATTGCTCCAGCCGTAAAGAAAGGAAACAATGAGCTGAGAGAGTGGATCAATAATGAACTGACAGAATTAGGAAAACAAAACTATCTTCATAAAATTTATGATGAGAAACTAAAAGATATCTTCGGAGCAGCAGTAAGCTCCCCTGATGAAGTCGTTACTGAGGGCGGTATATTAAAGTAA
- a CDS encoding ComEA family DNA-binding protein, with translation MSSDNKKSIHAFWAILTAFGVFNAVLFYYAGIKSKSGKYIKVGHFYLFLIFLTFFVNSSIPFITNILSYLYLGGYIFGLVFALKTLPAYRKRLTMLEYADSSTLNSKKIYLLDNQSLENLIKNNSPVPLENNIKTSVFTDSKSFDPVIFSENSEDEYPKYLGIKTKINIDPEEKLSALPFITKQLVRKIILERELGSGFRNTDDLCNKLGLSDRNARILAQRIDFSFKNKK, from the coding sequence ATGAGTTCAGATAATAAAAAATCTATACATGCTTTTTGGGCTATTCTTACAGCTTTTGGTGTTTTTAATGCCGTACTTTTTTATTATGCCGGTATAAAATCAAAATCCGGAAAATATATAAAAGTAGGTCATTTTTATTTATTTCTGATTTTTCTTACGTTTTTCGTAAATTCAAGTATTCCTTTTATTACAAATATTTTATCTTATTTATATTTAGGCGGTTATATTTTCGGACTGGTTTTTGCTCTAAAAACCTTGCCCGCATACAGAAAAAGACTTACTATGCTGGAATATGCGGACAGCAGTACTTTAAACAGCAAAAAAATATATCTGTTGGATAACCAAAGTCTGGAAAATCTAATAAAAAATAATTCACCTGTTCCTTTGGAAAATAATATAAAAACATCTGTTTTTACTGATTCAAAAAGCTTTGATCCTGTTATTTTCTCGGAAAACAGTGAAGATGAATATCCAAAATATCTTGGTATAAAAACTAAAATAAATATAGATCCTGAAGAAAAGCTGTCTGCTCTTCCTTTTATAACAAAGCAGCTTGTCAGAAAAATTATATTAGAAAGAGAGCTGGGAAGCGGATTTAGAAATACTGATGATCTGTGTAATAAGCTCGGACTCAGTGATCGTAATGCCAGAATACTTGCACAAAGAATCGACTTCTCATTTAAAAATAAAAAATAA
- a CDS encoding RrF2 family transcriptional regulator: protein MRISTKGRYGLYLMMELAGNCTKSRCISLKNIAASQGVSEKYLEQIVQILNKEKLLISTRGAYGGYKLASKPSEISVGTILRCLEKTIDIPECEETADKSVFVSIVCKEVYEKIDEVVNNLLNNITLEDLLNKYDENYVLDYII, encoded by the coding sequence ATGAGAATATCCACTAAAGGAAGATACGGTCTGTATCTTATGATGGAACTCGCAGGAAACTGCACAAAAAGCAGATGTATATCATTAAAAAATATAGCAGCCAGTCAGGGTGTTTCTGAAAAATATCTGGAACAGATAGTTCAGATACTGAATAAGGAAAAACTGCTCATCAGTACAAGAGGAGCATACGGGGGATATAAGCTGGCCAGTAAACCGTCGGAAATATCTGTGGGAACTATATTAAGATGTCTGGAAAAAACCATAGATATACCTGAATGTGAAGAAACTGCCGATAAATCAGTTTTTGTATCAATAGTCTGTAAAGAGGTATATGAAAAAATAGATGAAGTAGTAAATAATCTGTTGAATAATATAACTCTTGAAGATCTTTTGAATAAATATGATGAAAATTATGTGCTTGATTATATAATATAG
- a CDS encoding amino acid ABC transporter ATP-binding protein, whose protein sequence is MRTITELILELSNVSKYYDKKKVLDNISLKIKKGSVNVILGPSGCGKSTLLRCLNGLEPIQEGNIVFSGINLNDKKIKWEKIRQRIGMVFQSYDLFPNMTVIENILLGPLKVQKRDKSEVLAQAEELLEKVGLADRKNSYPKELSGGQKQRIAIVRALCMNPEIMLFDEVTAALDPEMVMEVLEVMLNLAGQGITMVIVTHEMRFARAIADKIIFMDEGKICEMKDPETFFTNPETERAKLFLNKFTYIENMKRRD, encoded by the coding sequence GTGAGAACAATTACAGAATTAATATTGGAACTAAGTAATGTTTCAAAATATTATGATAAAAAGAAAGTCCTGGACAATATAAGCCTGAAAATAAAAAAAGGCAGTGTTAATGTCATTCTCGGTCCGAGCGGATGCGGAAAAAGCACGCTCCTTCGCTGTCTGAACGGACTCGAGCCTATACAGGAAGGAAATATCGTATTTTCAGGAATAAACTTAAATGATAAAAAAATAAAATGGGAAAAAATAAGACAAAGAATAGGCATGGTTTTTCAAAGCTATGATTTGTTTCCTAATATGACTGTCATTGAAAATATACTTCTTGGCCCTCTAAAAGTACAAAAACGTGATAAAAGCGAAGTACTGGCTCAGGCTGAGGAACTTTTGGAGAAAGTCGGACTTGCAGACAGAAAAAATTCTTATCCCAAAGAACTGTCAGGCGGTCAGAAACAAAGAATCGCAATTGTAAGAGCACTTTGCATGAATCCGGAAATAATGCTTTTCGATGAAGTAACTGCTGCTCTTGATCCGGAAATGGTAATGGAGGTTCTGGAGGTTATGCTGAATTTAGCAGGACAAGGAATAACAATGGTAATTGTTACTCACGAAATGAGATTTGCCAGAGCAATTGCCGACAAAATTATTTTTATGGATGAAGGAAAAATATGTGAGATGAAAGATCCTGAGACTTTTTTTACAAATCCTGAAACAGAACGTGCAAAATTATTTTTAAATAAATTTACATATATCGAAAATATGAAAAGGAGAGATTAA